The following proteins come from a genomic window of Trifolium pratense cultivar HEN17-A07 linkage group LG4, ARS_RC_1.1, whole genome shotgun sequence:
- the LOC123881425 gene encoding amino acid transporter AVT3B-like — protein sequence MGYGEEQHIPLISSPPPLSSKFKTFANIFISIVGAGVLGLPYSFKKTGWIMGLLMLFSVAFLTYHCMMLLIHTRRRLELNVGFRKINSFGDLGYATSGHFGKICIDIMILLSQCGFCVSYLIFISSTLIHLSNHNTSSSLFGLTPKVLFIWACFPFQLGLNAIPTLTHLAPLSIFADVVDIGAMGVVIVEDIFVFLENRPPLKTFGGLSVFLYGIGVAVYAFEGIGMVLPLESEAKDKDKFGGILGLGMMLISLLYGGFATLGYFAFGEETQGIITTNLGHGMLSALVQLGLCINLFFTFPMMMNPVYEVVERRFCDSKYCLWLRWLLVFMVTLVALLVPNFADFLSLVGSSVCVVLSFVFPALFHFLVFKDELGWKCLILDGAIVVFGIVIAVSGTWSCLMDIFSPKA from the coding sequence ATGGGGTATGGAGAAGAACAACACATCCCTCTTATTTCTTCTCCACCCCCTCTATCCTCAAAATTCAAAACCTTTGCAAACATCTTCATTTCAATTGTTGGTGCTGGTGTTCTTGGTCTCCCTTATAGTTTCAAGAAAACAGGATGGATCATGGGATTGCTCATGCTTTTCTCTGTTGCATTTCTAACTTACCATTGCATGATGCTCCTTATCCACACTCGTCGTAGGCTCGAATTAAACGTGGGGTTCCgcaaaatcaattcttttgGTGATTTAGGCTATGCAACAAGTGGCCATTTTGGAAAAATTTGCATTGATATCATGATTTTGCTTTCTCAATGTGGTTTTTGTGTTAGCTACCTTATTTTCATCTCATCCACTTTGATACATCTTTCTAATCACAACACAAGTTCATCACTTTTTGGTTTAACACCAAAAGTTTTGTTTATATGGGCTTGTTTTCCTTTTCAATTGGGTTTGAATGCAATTCCAACTTTGACCCATTTAGCTCCTTTGAGTATATTTGCTGATGTTGTTGATATTGGAGCAATGGGAGTTGTAATTGTTGAggatatttttgtctttttagaAAATAGGCCACCTTTGAAAACTTTTGGTGGTTTATCTGTTTTTCTATATGGTATAGGTGTGGCTGTTTATGCTTTTGAAGGTATAGGAATGGTTTTGCCTTTGGAATCAGAAgcaaaagataaagataaatttGGTGGAATTTTAGGTTTGGGAATGATGTTAATTTCTTTGTTGTATGGAGGTTTTGCTACTTTAGGTTACTTTGCTTTTGGTGAAGAAACTCAAGGGATTATTACTACTAATCTAGGACATGGAATGTTAAGTGCTTTGGTACAATTGGGTCTTTGTATTAATCTCTTTTTTACTTTTCCAATGATGATGAATCCTGTTTATGAAGTTGTTGAGAGAAGATTTTGTGATTCTAAATATTGTTTGTGGCTAAGGTGGTTGTTGGTTTTTATGGTAACTTTGGTGGCACTTTTGGTTCCTAATTTTGCTGATTTTTTGTCACTAGTTGGGAGTAGTGTTTGTGTTGTTCTTAGCTTTGTGTTTCCTgctttgtttcattttttggtGTTCAAAGATGAATTGGGTTGGAAATGTTTGATTTTGGATGGAGcaattgttgtgtttggaattGTTATTGCAGTTAGTGGAACTTGGTCTTGCTTAATGGATATTTTTTCACCTAAGGCTTGA